Proteins from a genomic interval of Archangium lipolyticum:
- a CDS encoding lipid kinase has protein sequence MAVDALPDAALTAPPKRGAPDEGPALLIVNKKCRMGSEAFPATLAALESRGIPVATCYRLSRPKRMEQVLREALDSGVRRVLIGGGDGTLNHAVRLLLGRNVTLGVLPLGTGNDFARSLGIPPTLEAACDIIAAGYTARVDVGLANGRPFLNAASLGLASAIARRLTPQLKRRVGKLAYPVAAVAELWEHQPFHVRMTTDRGDLERDVLQLVVGNGRYHGAGNMVTPDATLDDHRLDAYTIAAPSAESGREGTGLGHMQDLSTLARVALSLRRGEHVSHPAVTSVRTAYLYVDAQPPQDINADGELIGHTPIRFELAPAALRVYAPAPAPH, from the coding sequence ATGGCCGTCGACGCTCTTCCAGATGCCGCACTCACCGCACCGCCCAAGCGTGGCGCCCCCGATGAAGGGCCCGCGCTGCTGATCGTGAACAAGAAGTGCCGCATGGGAAGCGAGGCCTTCCCGGCCACGCTCGCGGCGCTCGAGTCACGCGGGATTCCCGTCGCCACCTGCTACCGGCTCTCCCGGCCCAAGCGCATGGAGCAGGTGCTGCGCGAGGCCCTGGACAGCGGTGTGCGGCGCGTCCTCATCGGCGGCGGGGATGGCACGCTGAACCACGCCGTACGCCTGTTGCTCGGACGCAACGTGACGCTGGGCGTGCTGCCGCTGGGCACCGGCAACGACTTCGCGCGCTCGCTCGGCATTCCCCCCACGCTGGAGGCCGCCTGCGACATCATCGCCGCCGGCTACACGGCGCGGGTGGACGTGGGGCTCGCCAATGGGCGGCCCTTCCTCAACGCGGCGAGCCTCGGCCTGGCCTCCGCCATCGCCCGGCGGCTGACACCCCAGCTCAAGCGCCGCGTGGGCAAGCTGGCCTACCCCGTGGCAGCCGTCGCCGAGCTCTGGGAACATCAGCCCTTCCACGTGCGGATGACGACCGACCGGGGAGACCTGGAGCGGGACGTGCTCCAGCTCGTGGTGGGCAACGGGCGCTACCACGGCGCGGGCAACATGGTGACTCCCGATGCCACGCTCGACGACCACCGCCTGGACGCCTACACCATCGCGGCGCCCTCGGCCGAGTCCGGACGCGAGGGCACCGGATTGGGCCACATGCAGGACCTGTCCACCCTGGCCCGCGTCGCGCTGTCCCTGCGCCGCGGCGAGCATGTCTCCCACCCGGCCGTCACCTCCGTGCGCACCGCGTACCTGTACGTGGATGCCCAGCCGCCCCAGGACATCAACGCGGACGGAGAGCTCATCGGACACACCCCGATACGCTTCGAGCTCGCCCCAGCGGCCCTGCGCGTCTACGCGCCCGCTCCCGCCCCGCATTGA
- the hrcA gene encoding heat-inducible transcriptional repressor HrcA, producing MSEELGEREKEVLRAVVQEYIARGGPVGSQHLARKPEFDVSSATLRNVLADLEELGFLEKPHTSAGRVPTDRGYRFYVDTLVQLRDPGPRDRELIHAGLSHETGMEEMLGEASRLLHSLTRHAGVVVTPRPDVAIFHRIEFVRLREDRVLAILVGQNGQVINKLLSVDFPVTSDELLKASNYLSELLHEVTLEEARERIRGELDQEQALYNVLTAKALKLGAAATDLQTGERVLIEGTGSFLEQPEFADVERMRALFKTLGEKHKLLALLDRVQRAREMQIFIGTESEFSSAGDVTVIASPYGSREQVLGTVGVIGPTRMNYQRIIPLVNFTAQALSSALDKA from the coding sequence ATGTCCGAAGAGTTGGGTGAGCGCGAGAAGGAAGTCCTCCGAGCCGTCGTGCAGGAATACATCGCCCGGGGTGGTCCGGTCGGGAGCCAGCACCTGGCGCGCAAGCCGGAGTTCGACGTGTCCTCCGCCACGCTGCGCAACGTGCTGGCGGACCTGGAGGAGCTGGGCTTCCTGGAGAAACCCCACACCTCGGCCGGCCGGGTGCCCACGGACCGCGGCTATCGCTTCTACGTGGACACGCTGGTGCAGCTGAGGGATCCGGGGCCGCGCGACCGGGAGCTCATCCACGCGGGGCTCTCGCACGAGACGGGCATGGAGGAGATGCTCGGCGAGGCCTCGCGCCTGCTGCACTCGCTCACCCGGCACGCGGGAGTCGTCGTCACCCCGCGCCCGGACGTGGCCATCTTCCACCGCATCGAGTTCGTCCGGCTGCGGGAGGACCGCGTGCTGGCCATCCTCGTGGGGCAGAACGGCCAGGTCATCAACAAGCTCCTGTCGGTGGACTTCCCCGTCACCTCGGACGAGCTGCTCAAGGCGAGCAACTACCTGTCCGAGCTGCTGCACGAGGTGACGCTGGAGGAGGCGCGTGAGCGCATCCGTGGCGAGCTGGACCAGGAGCAGGCGCTCTACAACGTGCTGACGGCCAAGGCGCTCAAGCTGGGCGCGGCGGCCACGGACCTGCAGACGGGGGAGCGCGTGCTCATCGAGGGCACGGGCTCGTTCCTGGAGCAGCCCGAGTTCGCCGACGTGGAGCGCATGCGCGCGCTCTTCAAGACGCTCGGGGAGAAGCACAAGCTGCTGGCGCTGCTGGACCGGGTGCAGCGGGCGCGCGAGATGCAGATCTTCATCGGCACCGAGAGCGAGTTCTCCTCGGCGGGTGACGTGACGGTCATCGCGAGCCCCTACGGCAGCCGGGAGCAGGTGCTGGGGACGGTGGGCGTCATCGGGCCCACGCGGATGAACTACCAGCGCATCATCCCGCTGGTGAACTTCACCGCCCAGGCCCTCTCGAGCGCGCTGGACAAGGCGTGA